One window from the genome of Haloprofundus halobius encodes:
- a CDS encoding response regulator, whose product MSNRSDSGRPAKILLVEDNPGDVRLTEEVFREGQIDNTLHVATDGVEALDFLFKRGEHADAPCPDIVLLDLNLPRKNGDEVLEEIRNDADLSKLPVIVLTSSEAESDVAKSYELHANAYLTKPVNPMEFIETIQSFNSFWLSIVRLPSCNVR is encoded by the coding sequence ATGAGTAACCGATCCGACTCCGGAAGACCGGCGAAAATCCTGCTCGTCGAGGACAACCCGGGCGATGTTCGCCTCACCGAGGAGGTGTTCAGGGAGGGTCAGATAGACAACACCCTCCACGTCGCCACCGACGGGGTCGAAGCGCTCGACTTCCTCTTCAAACGCGGCGAGCACGCCGACGCGCCGTGTCCGGACATCGTCCTCTTAGACCTCAACCTCCCGCGGAAGAACGGCGACGAGGTGCTCGAAGAGATTCGCAACGACGCCGACCTCTCGAAGCTTCCAGTCATCGTCCTGACGAGTTCGGAGGCGGAGTCCGACGTAGCGAAGTCCTACGAACTACACGCGAACGCCTACCTGACGAAACCGGTCAACCCGATGGAGTTCATCGAGACGATACAGTCATTCAACTCGTTTTGGCTCTCGATTGTCCGGCTTCCGTCGTGTAACGTACGCTGA
- a CDS encoding DUF7289 family protein, giving the protein MQLSGPAREGRLARETGGRDRGQSELIGVVLLFGLVVAGTAAVVALGGVAIDDAKGQSEFDRAEQVMTLLDSKVATVALGDSSVKTVSLGRSNGLYRVDESSGTLRIVHRNYDGAGSTKTLYDQPLGAVVYRADGGTIAYQGGGVWSAHDDGGATMVSPPEFHYRDGTLTLPVVRTTGAADTSTSGGLSSARITGVSRGEAVYPDPSATYDENGQEYRNPVENGRVVVEVQSDYYRAWAGFFRSRTEGEVDEYDSNQTATVALVTLGTNGDFQMPAERDGVNVRGMAEHTLDEFDITLRPDDTDSANFNNLQWSLAAEEGRQQFEVHLRKGGGSGCDIDVSSTVYYSDDGGDTYHGWYADDAFTTHCEDIDGDGDDEVVLDANLVDDETMLSYESLSQSQLLHFKPDTLEGTATFDEHGVDDGTYEPGDELPLSTLLEHYFSLLAPSFELTVHDKNSNTISESASSGRVVYEGDDNYVTYLQVSESEVVVELD; this is encoded by the coding sequence ATGCAGCTATCCGGGCCCGCGCGAGAGGGGCGACTCGCGCGCGAAACGGGAGGGAGAGACCGGGGGCAGTCGGAACTCATCGGGGTCGTCCTGTTGTTCGGGTTGGTCGTCGCCGGAACGGCGGCCGTCGTCGCGCTCGGCGGGGTCGCCATCGACGACGCGAAGGGCCAGTCGGAGTTCGACCGGGCCGAGCAGGTGATGACGCTGCTCGACTCGAAGGTGGCGACGGTCGCGCTCGGCGATTCGAGCGTCAAGACCGTCTCGCTGGGGCGGTCGAACGGCCTGTACCGCGTCGACGAATCGAGCGGTACTCTCCGCATCGTCCACCGGAACTACGATGGCGCGGGGAGTACGAAGACGCTGTACGACCAACCGCTCGGTGCCGTCGTCTACCGCGCCGACGGCGGCACCATCGCTTATCAGGGCGGGGGCGTCTGGTCCGCCCACGACGACGGTGGCGCGACGATGGTGTCGCCGCCGGAGTTCCACTACCGCGACGGGACGCTGACGCTGCCGGTCGTCCGAACGACGGGAGCGGCGGACACGTCCACGTCAGGCGGCCTGTCGAGCGCGCGTATCACCGGCGTCTCCCGCGGCGAGGCGGTGTACCCCGACCCGTCGGCGACGTACGACGAGAACGGGCAGGAGTACCGAAACCCCGTCGAGAACGGACGCGTCGTCGTCGAGGTTCAAAGCGACTACTACCGCGCGTGGGCGGGGTTCTTCCGAAGTCGAACGGAGGGAGAGGTCGACGAGTACGACAGCAATCAGACGGCGACGGTGGCGCTCGTCACCCTCGGGACGAACGGCGACTTCCAGATGCCCGCCGAGCGCGACGGCGTCAACGTGCGAGGGATGGCCGAGCACACGCTCGACGAGTTCGACATCACGCTGCGCCCCGACGACACCGACAGCGCGAACTTCAACAACCTCCAGTGGTCGCTCGCCGCGGAGGAGGGGCGACAGCAGTTCGAGGTTCACCTCAGAAAGGGCGGCGGGAGTGGCTGTGACATCGACGTGTCGTCGACCGTCTACTACTCCGACGACGGCGGCGACACCTACCACGGCTGGTACGCCGACGACGCGTTCACCACCCACTGCGAGGATATCGACGGCGACGGCGACGACGAGGTCGTACTGGACGCGAACCTCGTCGACGACGAGACGATGCTGAGCTACGAAAGTCTCTCGCAGAGCCAACTGCTTCACTTCAAGCCCGACACGCTCGAAGGCACCGCCACGTTCGACGAACACGGCGTCGACGACGGGACGTACGAACCCGGCGACGAACTGCCGCTCTCGACGCTCCTCGAACATTACTTCTCGCTGCTCGCGCCGTCGTTCGAGTTGACCGTCCACGACAAGAACTCCAACACCATCAGCGAGAGCGCCTCCAGCGGCCGCGTCGTTTACGAAGGTGACGACAACTACGTCACCTATCTGCAGGTCAGCGAGAGCGAAGTCGTCGTCGAACTCGACTGA
- a CDS encoding DUF7289 family protein: MRNRRRNRTPTQSEQRRTSALESRRGRRSRAVSETVSFILVFALITGTVGVVYVSGFSGLQDARDAERFTNAERAFDVMADNLADIHHEDAPSRATELKLADAQLLLGQSHSVGVDIASRDAVDDPEKSYQPILFRTGSGSELVYENGAVIRTDPGGGAVMLREPDLVSRGTGNERELVVPMILTNPGDGRTNVGGSTTVLVRAEHAETERFPEATDTTVTLTLDTTTERAPVWARYFEAELDRDCELTGAAESTVTCSDIPVDSVYVTATYLNVEFE; the protein is encoded by the coding sequence GTGCGTAACCGTCGTCGCAACCGGACGCCGACGCAGAGCGAGCAGCGTCGCACGTCGGCGCTGGAGTCGCGACGCGGCCGCCGTTCGCGGGCGGTGAGCGAAACGGTGAGCTTCATCCTCGTGTTCGCACTCATCACCGGCACGGTCGGCGTCGTCTACGTCTCCGGCTTCTCGGGTCTGCAGGACGCTCGCGACGCCGAGCGGTTCACGAACGCCGAGCGCGCCTTCGACGTGATGGCCGACAACCTCGCGGACATCCACCACGAGGACGCGCCGAGTCGAGCGACCGAACTCAAACTCGCCGACGCGCAACTGCTGTTGGGGCAGTCGCACTCCGTCGGCGTCGACATCGCCAGTCGGGATGCGGTCGACGACCCGGAGAAATCCTACCAGCCGATACTGTTCCGAACCGGGTCGGGCTCGGAACTCGTCTATGAGAACGGCGCGGTCATCCGCACGGACCCCGGCGGCGGGGCGGTGATGCTTCGGGAACCCGACCTCGTCTCCCGAGGGACCGGCAACGAGCGCGAGCTCGTCGTGCCGATGATTCTGACGAACCCCGGCGACGGACGGACGAACGTCGGCGGGTCGACGACGGTGCTCGTCCGCGCCGAACACGCCGAGACGGAGCGCTTCCCGGAGGCGACCGACACCACGGTGACGCTCACGCTCGACACGACGACGGAGCGTGCGCCCGTCTGGGCGCGCTACTTCGAGGCGGAACTCGACCGCGACTGCGAGTTGACCGGCGCGGCGGAGTCGACGGTGACGTGTTCAGATATCCCGGTCGACAGCGTCTACGTGACGGCGACGTATCTCAACGTGGAGTTCGAGTGA
- a CDS encoding DUF7266 family protein — protein MRSRGSPRRPRPPWPPNSRSPARTDRAVSTTLSYVLALGITGILISGLLVAGGGLVEDQRDRTLENELRVVGQQLAADLETADALAASAPSGTVRLDRRLPSRVVGTSYVVDVVDGDDDGEADSIRLSTSSPDVAVTVAFVTRTAVATESVNGGDVRIDYTGSELVVESA, from the coding sequence ATGCGTAGCCGAGGCTCGCCGCGGCGGCCGCGGCCGCCGTGGCCGCCGAACTCGCGGTCGCCGGCGCGAACCGACCGCGCAGTATCGACGACGTTGTCGTACGTCCTCGCGCTCGGTATCACGGGGATTCTCATCTCCGGCCTGCTGGTCGCGGGCGGCGGACTCGTCGAGGACCAGCGCGACCGGACGCTCGAAAACGAACTCCGCGTGGTCGGCCAACAGTTGGCCGCCGACCTCGAAACGGCGGACGCGCTGGCGGCCTCCGCGCCGTCGGGGACGGTGCGACTCGACCGGCGACTCCCCTCGCGCGTCGTCGGGACGAGTTACGTCGTCGACGTGGTCGACGGCGACGACGACGGCGAAGCCGACTCGATTCGGCTGTCGACGTCGAGCCCCGACGTGGCGGTCACCGTCGCCTTCGTGACGCGGACGGCCGTCGCCACGGAGTCCGTCAACGGCGGCGACGTGCGCATCGACTACACCGGTTCCGAGTTGGTGGTCGAGAGTGCGTAA
- a CDS encoding DUF7261 family protein, producing the protein MADVSRLRRGGRDGGVSRAQLFLVGALALAVVFVALSLILNSAIYTENLATRSTDTAGGAAALDTRADVEAGVAGLVAYENRNREAVNPSAVESGVAELETQVRNYSVRNGRAVRVSYDSLDSGTAAEQSTEGQFLDDDGSDDWTVVEDADGLRAFEQRIRIGSLASDSEDAFATEFDDGSETHEVRLLRVGDDDLRVEVDTPSGTERCALYDGADADDSVTVDLTSATVGGEPCPALEFFEESATYDVSYDDGDAVEGTYRFVARGGSIGEVPSSTEAIYAVTVELTYHSSDLDYETTIRVAPGEPDA; encoded by the coding sequence GTGGCGGATGTGAGTCGCCTTCGACGCGGAGGGCGGGACGGCGGCGTCTCGCGAGCGCAGTTGTTCCTCGTCGGCGCGCTCGCTTTAGCCGTCGTCTTCGTCGCGCTCTCGCTCATCCTCAACTCCGCCATCTACACCGAGAACCTCGCGACGCGCAGCACCGACACGGCGGGCGGCGCGGCGGCGCTCGACACGCGCGCCGACGTGGAGGCGGGCGTCGCCGGACTCGTCGCCTACGAGAACCGCAACCGCGAAGCGGTAAACCCGTCCGCCGTCGAGAGCGGCGTCGCCGAACTCGAAACGCAGGTTCGAAACTACAGCGTTCGCAACGGCCGGGCGGTGCGCGTCTCGTACGACTCGCTCGACTCCGGGACGGCCGCCGAACAGTCGACCGAGGGGCAGTTCCTCGACGACGACGGTTCGGACGACTGGACCGTCGTCGAGGACGCCGACGGCCTCCGCGCGTTCGAGCAGCGGATCCGAATCGGCTCGCTCGCCTCGGACTCCGAGGACGCGTTCGCCACCGAGTTCGACGACGGGAGCGAAACCCACGAGGTTCGCCTCCTGCGGGTCGGCGACGACGACCTGCGCGTCGAAGTCGACACCCCGTCGGGAACCGAGCGCTGTGCGCTGTACGACGGCGCGGACGCCGACGACTCCGTCACCGTCGACCTCACGTCAGCCACCGTCGGCGGCGAACCCTGTCCGGCGCTGGAGTTCTTCGAGGAGTCGGCGACCTACGACGTGTCGTACGACGACGGCGACGCCGTCGAGGGCACGTACCGCTTCGTCGCCCGCGGCGGGAGCATCGGCGAGGTCCCCTCCTCGACGGAGGCCATCTACGCGGTGACCGTCGAGCTGACGTACCACTCGTCGGACCTCGACTACGAGACGACGATTCGGGTCGCACCGGGTGAACCCGATGCGTAG
- a CDS encoding DUF7288 family protein, producing the protein MSPGTSRGRGTDRGRGDRGQAHTLEAVLSAMILLTSVIFALQVTAVTPLSASTSSQHIENQQQATAEGVLATTVDSGSLERTLLFWGDDDGDGDDEFRGATDEAYYTGDYPPTEFGRTLRSTFGDRGVAANVYVRHHTDAGDERTQRLFYQGEPSDNAATATQLVTLYDDAVLYDDEDDDGVAEPTETEIDGSNFYAENADGGDSGVYNVLRVEVVVWRM; encoded by the coding sequence GTGAGCCCCGGAACGAGTCGCGGACGCGGGACCGACCGCGGCCGGGGTGACCGCGGGCAGGCGCACACGCTCGAGGCGGTGCTGTCGGCGATGATTCTGCTCACGAGCGTCATCTTCGCGCTGCAGGTGACGGCGGTGACGCCGCTGTCGGCGAGTACGTCCAGCCAGCATATCGAGAACCAACAGCAGGCGACCGCAGAGGGCGTCCTCGCTACGACCGTCGACTCGGGGTCACTCGAACGGACGCTGCTGTTCTGGGGCGACGACGACGGCGACGGCGACGATGAGTTCCGCGGCGCGACAGACGAGGCGTACTACACCGGCGACTACCCGCCGACCGAGTTCGGTCGGACGCTCCGGTCGACGTTCGGCGACCGGGGCGTCGCCGCCAACGTCTACGTCCGCCACCACACCGACGCGGGCGACGAGCGCACACAGCGGCTCTTCTACCAGGGCGAACCGAGCGACAACGCGGCGACGGCGACCCAGCTCGTCACCCTCTACGACGACGCGGTGCTGTACGACGACGAGGACGACGACGGCGTCGCCGAACCGACGGAGACGGAGATCGACGGCTCGAACTTCTACGCCGAGAACGCCGACGGCGGCGACAGCGGCGTCTACAACGTCCTCAGAGTGGAGGTGGTCGTGTGGCGGATGTGA
- a CDS encoding DUF7287 family protein yields the protein MSRRGSRRTGRRARRDRPIGRADARAQTTIDFAIGAGVFLLAVAFVVAFVPSMLSPFADGGQEDTVVADRVASQLVGGTLSAPDTPYRVDSECAAVFFGASVTGDPDCGFDPGAATVNDRVGVSDGVHLNVTLDGDRTGDGVDRLCWDDDERRVVEADADGCDAANRFEAGPTPPADSSSVVVAWRAVSMAGEAGHLEVRVW from the coding sequence ATGAGTCGGCGCGGCAGTCGTCGCACGGGCCGCCGTGCCCGCCGCGACAGACCGATCGGGCGCGCAGACGCCCGCGCGCAGACGACCATCGACTTCGCCATCGGTGCCGGCGTCTTTCTGCTCGCCGTCGCGTTCGTCGTCGCGTTCGTCCCGTCGATGCTCTCGCCGTTCGCCGACGGTGGACAGGAGGACACCGTCGTCGCCGACCGAGTGGCCTCGCAACTGGTCGGCGGGACGCTGAGCGCCCCAGACACCCCGTACCGCGTCGACAGCGAGTGCGCGGCGGTGTTCTTCGGCGCGTCGGTGACGGGCGATCCCGACTGCGGCTTCGACCCCGGCGCAGCGACCGTCAACGACCGAGTCGGCGTCTCCGACGGCGTCCATCTCAACGTCACGCTCGACGGCGACCGGACCGGCGACGGCGTCGACCGGCTCTGCTGGGACGACGACGAACGGCGCGTCGTCGAGGCCGACGCGGACGGCTGCGACGCCGCGAACCGATTCGAGGCCGGACCGACGCCGCCGGCGGACAGCAGTTCCGTCGTCGTGGCGTGGCGGGCCGTCTCGATGGCCGGTGAGGCGGGACACCTGGAGGTGCGCGTCTGGTGA
- a CDS encoding type II secretion system F family protein: MSLDTGSSGAGSANAGEMLGDAFYPLFTWLFDPDGDFVADVEEKLTQARVTTTVELYISQALAVGVLAGLALWLAGTLLGYALFQFGLVSTEMLSLGARIPNPTVVDLLEAMKMPAAVGITGLVFGSLGFGLGFGTLLAIPYSTASARKREIDMLLSDSISFMYALSVGGLNQLEILEAMAKAEDTYGEVSLEFRSIVQETEYFGTDYRTAIQKQAMETPSDELSQFLTDMLSIVNSGGNMQQFLDDKKDKHMRTAKQQQELTLETLELFGEMYMTLSLFPLLLIIILVIMSMLGNADEMLLYATVYGLIPLTGVGFLVLVSTVKQDEVGDGYLRPTDGSERLAEENKESLVHLGLVESFVGEFSLFDRVKNREGTFKTKELLKRPHIFFRDNPLFTLVFTLPVAAVVVGVSAANGVAPLSWDGMVSQPVWGTFVWWYVPSYIVAVPLAVFHTWNVYSRNAVIGKLSDNLRKLSSANDTGQTLLESVKTVSDTSSGKLADEFDVMHAKVHYGMSLREALVEFNNKYHIPRLARTVKLITKAQEASSQITDVLTTAAQASENQDDIDRERKSRARMQVVIIIMTYLTLLAVMAILKTQFLDVMSGLTGGGETSAGGMSFGGGVDTNVLSVLFFHAVTLQAVLSAFISGYIRDADIVSGVKFVVVLQTIALAVWVVVG; the protein is encoded by the coding sequence ATGAGCCTGGACACCGGGTCGAGCGGGGCGGGAAGCGCAAACGCGGGCGAGATGCTCGGCGACGCGTTCTACCCGCTTTTCACGTGGCTGTTCGACCCCGACGGCGACTTCGTCGCCGACGTGGAGGAGAAACTCACGCAGGCGCGCGTCACGACGACCGTCGAACTGTACATCTCACAGGCGCTGGCCGTCGGCGTGCTCGCCGGACTTGCGCTGTGGCTCGCCGGGACGCTTCTCGGCTACGCGCTGTTCCAGTTCGGTCTGGTCAGCACCGAGATGCTCTCGCTCGGCGCGCGAATCCCGAACCCGACGGTCGTCGACCTGCTGGAGGCGATGAAGATGCCCGCCGCCGTCGGTATCACGGGGCTGGTGTTCGGCTCTCTCGGCTTCGGCCTCGGCTTCGGGACGCTGCTGGCGATTCCGTACTCGACCGCTTCCGCCCGAAAACGCGAGATAGACATGCTGCTCTCGGACTCCATCTCGTTCATGTACGCGCTCTCGGTGGGCGGGCTGAACCAACTCGAAATCCTGGAGGCGATGGCCAAAGCGGAGGACACCTACGGCGAAGTCTCCCTGGAGTTCCGCAGCATCGTCCAGGAGACGGAGTACTTCGGCACCGACTACCGAACCGCCATCCAGAAGCAGGCGATGGAGACGCCGAGCGACGAACTCTCGCAGTTTCTCACCGACATGCTCTCCATCGTCAACTCCGGCGGCAACATGCAGCAGTTCCTCGACGACAAGAAGGACAAGCACATGCGCACCGCCAAGCAGCAGCAGGAGCTGACGCTCGAAACCCTCGAACTGTTCGGCGAGATGTACATGACGCTCTCGCTGTTTCCACTCTTATTGATCATCATCCTCGTCATCATGAGCATGCTCGGCAACGCCGACGAGATGCTGCTGTACGCGACGGTCTACGGACTGATTCCCCTCACAGGAGTCGGCTTCCTCGTGCTCGTCTCGACGGTGAAACAGGACGAAGTCGGTGACGGGTACCTCAGGCCGACCGACGGGAGCGAGCGACTCGCCGAGGAGAACAAGGAGAGTCTGGTCCACCTCGGTCTCGTCGAGAGCTTCGTCGGCGAGTTCAGCCTCTTCGACCGCGTGAAGAACCGCGAGGGGACGTTCAAGACCAAGGAGCTACTGAAGCGACCGCACATCTTCTTCCGCGACAACCCACTCTTCACACTCGTCTTCACGCTCCCCGTCGCCGCCGTCGTCGTCGGCGTCTCGGCGGCCAACGGCGTCGCGCCGCTGTCGTGGGACGGGATGGTTTCGCAGCCCGTGTGGGGGACGTTCGTCTGGTGGTACGTGCCGTCGTACATCGTCGCCGTCCCCCTCGCCGTGTTCCACACGTGGAACGTCTACTCGCGCAACGCCGTCATCGGCAAACTCTCGGACAACCTCCGGAAGCTGTCGAGCGCCAACGACACGGGACAGACGCTGCTCGAATCGGTCAAGACGGTCTCCGACACGTCGTCGGGCAAACTTGCCGACGAGTTCGACGTGATGCACGCGAAGGTCCACTACGGGATGAGTCTGCGGGAGGCGCTCGTTGAGTTCAACAACAAGTACCACATCCCGCGACTGGCGCGGACGGTCAAACTCATCACCAAGGCACAGGAGGCGTCGAGTCAGATCACGGACGTGCTGACGACGGCGGCGCAAGCCTCCGAGAATCAGGACGACATCGACCGCGAGCGGAAGTCCCGCGCGCGGATGCAGGTCGTCATCATCATCATGACGTACCTCACGCTGCTGGCGGTGATGGCCATCCTGAAGACGCAGTTCCTCGACGTGATGTCCGGGCTGACGGGCGGCGGGGAGACGAGCGCCGGCGGGATGAGCTTCGGCGGCGGCGTCGACACCAACGTCCTCTCGGTGCTGTTCTTCCACGCGGTGACGCTGCAGGCGGTGCTCTCGGCGTTCATCAGCGGCTACATCCGCGACGCCGACATCGTCTCCGGCGTCAAGTTCGTCGTCGTCCTCCAGACCATCGCGCTCGCGGTGTGGGTGGTGGTGGGATGA